The following nucleotide sequence is from Pseudonocardia sp. C8.
GAAAGTCGTGGCGCGGACGTGGGTAGACCCCGAGTACCGCGACTGGGTTGCGCGAGACGCGACCGCGGCCATGGCCTCACTGGGCTACGCCGGGGAACAAGCCCACCAGATCACGGCGGTGTTCAATGACAGCAGCACCCATCATGTCGTCGTCTGCACCCTCTGCTCGTGCTATCCGTGGCCGGTGCTGGGACTTCCGCCTGCCTGGTACAAGAGCATGGAGTACCGTTCCCGAGTGGTCGCTGATCCGCGAGGGGTGCTGGGTCGTGATTTCGGTCTGAAGATCGTGGACGACGTCGAAGTCAAGGTGTGGGACAGCAGCTCCGAGATTCGCTATATCGTGATCCCGGAGCGCCCGGCAGGAACAGACGGTTGGACCGAGGAACAGCTCATCAGGCTGGTCAGTCGAGACTCCATGATCGGCGTCAGTAAGGCCCTCTCCCCGGACGACATTGGAGCGTTGGCGTGAGCGGGGTGTCGGTAGAACTTCCCATCTCAGGAGAGGAGGCGCCGCCGCGGGACAATGGCGAACTCGTGTTCACTGAACCGTGGGAGGCCACTGCCTTCGGAGTTGCCGTAGCCCTCTCTGACCAAGGTAGCTACACCTGGGAGCATTTCCGTCAGCGGTTAATGCGGGTTATCGCGGCATCCGAGGGGTGCGAGGCGTACTATGAGAGCTGGGCGAAGGCACTCGAGGCGAGTGTGATCGATGCTGGGCTGATCAGCGAGTCGGATGTGCGAGCGCGGATGGACACGCTGCTCCACCACCACGATTGATCCCGCCCGGGCTGGTGCTCTAGCTGCGCAGGACCAGCAGGTCGCGGTCCGTCTGTCTTCCGTCCTCTGAGGGCGGACCGCGATCTCGGTCCGGTATTCAACTGCTTCGTCGTGACACGAGATGTCGACAAATCTGGTCGGCGCTCGGGGGTGAAGATGGTACGGATCGGACAGGACTGCTACGAGCTGCGTGCGATAGTTTCGTTTGCTAATGCGGTGAAGGAGGTCGTCGCGACTTCACCGCAACTCAGACTGCTTCCGCTTGGTCACGGGCTCGCCATCGTACTGCTAGTTGATGATCTGGCCGAGACCGCGTTCTGTACGCGCACGACGTCCCGGAGCAGATGCCGGATTACCCCATCTTTGAGCATCTGCTCGTCGGCCACGATGGTGTCCGGGTAACTGTCCGGTCCAGCCCTCTCGTCAGTGTCGACTCGAGCACCCTCGACACAATTTGCACACTTGAAGGAATCAGACTCCGAGTGGCCGAAACGATGACCGAACGACTGGAAGATCGTCCCCGCTCTCGGCGATGACCACAGGAACGCACTGTTGGCCGCTCCCGGGTCACGTAATTTCCGAATGGACTACCGGGGGTGGTAAGTGTTGGAGGCGAGCGAGCCGCTCTCCCTGCTCCTCACGACGCTGGAGCGCTTCGCGAATCAGCGGATCAGAACGACGGTGCTGGCATCTGAAGGATTATCAGTCGACCAGTGGCGAGTGATGTGGTCCATTTATCGTGGTGGCGGTTGCTCGATGAGTGAGGTCGCCGAACGGGCCGTCGTTTCGACCACCACATTAACACGAATAATCGACAAGCTCACCGCGCAGTCGGTTCTCTATCGGCATGTCGACACCAGTAACCGGCGCCGTACGCCGCTCTATCTTTCGGATCGTGGTGCCAGGCTGACGGAACGTGTCCGGGCAAGGGTTGACGAAGTGGAAAGTGAAATCTTCGGCAATGGCGGCAACTCACCTGAGTGCCTACAGGGTGTGATGCGACGTGCAGGCGCGGCGTGGTCGCAGTCGTTCGAGAATTCACATCTCTCTTAGTTCGTCATTGTGTTCCTCCGATCGCGGACGATCGCCCGGATCATCTTCGAGACCGGCGCCCGCCGCAGCCTGCCGACCTAGCCATCCCTGCCTCGCCGTGTTTGCGGTAGCGGTCGGACCACGGTCTGTCGTCGTCCAGGCCACCTGGAACCGCTCGGCGGCCTGCGCTACCGCCGCAGGCCGTTCTCGACGGTCAGGCGGGCAACGGTGCAGTCGGTCCTTCTGGGCCGGCGGTTGGCGTAAGCACGATGACACCTCCTGTGGTTGTGGTGCGGTTGCCTTCGACAGCTTCACACCTTCCGCAGGAGGTCGTTCCCATTCGAGATCAGTCAGATCGTGCCGTCACACGACATCGACCAGTGTCCATGGTCGGTACAGCCACAACCCGCGGGCGCGGTCCACCACGAGCAGTCCGCTCGTGGCGAACGTGCGGGACCGCCGTTGCGCACCGGTCTCGTCCCGGCTGCGCTCCTGCGGGTCAGTGGCGCCGGCCCGGTGGGTTCGCCCCGGAATGGTCGTCGGCTGCGACGGGCCGGGTGGCGGAGGCGGTCATCGCAGCTCGTCGGGGACGGTGTCGTCGGGCGACGGCTCGCGCTCGGCCCGTCGCGAGTGGACGAACAGGAGCAGGCCCAGCCAGAACGCCGGTCCGATCGGCATGAACAGCGGCGCCGGTCCCAGGATCGCCACCACCATCAGGAACAGCAGCACGGCGGCGGTCACCCCGGCGTGCACGGCGAGGTTGCGGCGGGCCCGCGGGGTCAGCGGCCCGCGGTGGGGACGGCGTGGCCGCGGCGGCCGGGGCAGGCCGGCCAGCAGCGGGACCAGTTCGGTCCGGGTGCGGGCGGCGTAGGCGGCGGCCTGCCGCTCGTCGGCCTC
It contains:
- the nthA gene encoding nitrile hydratase subunit alpha; amino-acid sequence: MSEHVETYTEYEARTKAIETLLYERGIVSPKAVDRVVSYYENDLGPMGGAKVVARTWVDPEYRDWVARDATAAMASLGYAGEQAHQITAVFNDSSTHHVVVCTLCSCYPWPVLGLPPAWYKSMEYRSRVVADPRGVLGRDFGLKIVDDVEVKVWDSSSEIRYIVIPERPAGTDGWTEEQLIRLVSRDSMIGVSKALSPDDIGALA
- a CDS encoding nitrile hydratase accessory protein, yielding MSGVSVELPISGEEAPPRDNGELVFTEPWEATAFGVAVALSDQGSYTWEHFRQRLMRVIAASEGCEAYYESWAKALEASVIDAGLISESDVRARMDTLLHHHD
- a CDS encoding MarR family transcriptional regulator, with translation MLEASEPLSLLLTTLERFANQRIRTTVLASEGLSVDQWRVMWSIYRGGGCSMSEVAERAVVSTTTLTRIIDKLTAQSVLYRHVDTSNRRRTPLYLSDRGARLTERVRARVDEVESEIFGNGGNSPECLQGVMRRAGAAWSQSFENSHLS